One Pyrococcus furiosus DSM 3638 genomic region harbors:
- the tiaS gene encoding tRNA(Ile2) 2-agmatinylcytidine synthetase TiaS — MLIHIGIDDTDSPNGMCTTYIGAILYREISKIAEPLDFPRLIRLNPNVPYKTRGNGAVAMSFKIDEEKIKEVKTLVIRYVRELADIDHENTNPGIVFLIGEVPKELEEFSLRALREHVTIEEAEHVARKVNAEVYKFKLGRGIIGGLAAIGYPLEKFTYELLAYRKREYWGTPRRVIKESVFYADKWSYPFTYDNVDPYKRTVLITPHGKDPVLVGIRGIDVGKILQVFEMIKIEEPIEFFQVYKTNQNTDDHLVVKKIKDVKPYDNVVIRGKVAGKYWEKGRHVFFELEDETGKIRVAAFEPTKKFRNYVRKLLPGDEVIIAGGVKEFEGVLTVNLEKFYPVNLVPKVEYEKPRCPKCGGTMKSKGDYLKCKKCGYKMEKILTPVKRPRDLKKKIYEVPPDARKHISRPLVLPGGEDKILEAL, encoded by the coding sequence ATGCTCATCCACATAGGTATTGACGACACCGATTCACCAAATGGAATGTGCACTACATATATTGGGGCTATTCTATATAGGGAAATTTCCAAGATAGCTGAGCCTCTAGACTTTCCAAGATTAATTAGGCTAAATCCAAATGTTCCTTACAAGACCAGGGGAAATGGGGCCGTTGCAATGAGTTTTAAAATCGATGAAGAAAAGATAAAGGAAGTAAAGACACTTGTAATACGGTATGTAAGGGAATTGGCCGATATAGATCACGAGAACACAAATCCAGGGATTGTTTTCTTAATTGGGGAAGTGCCAAAGGAATTAGAAGAGTTTTCTCTAAGAGCATTAAGAGAGCACGTTACAATCGAAGAAGCAGAACATGTAGCTCGAAAAGTCAACGCAGAAGTTTACAAATTCAAGCTCGGAAGAGGAATAATTGGGGGATTAGCAGCTATAGGCTATCCTCTAGAAAAGTTCACTTACGAATTACTTGCCTACAGGAAAAGAGAGTACTGGGGAACTCCAAGAAGAGTTATTAAGGAAAGTGTATTTTATGCAGACAAATGGAGCTATCCGTTCACCTACGATAACGTTGACCCTTACAAGAGAACTGTCCTAATAACTCCTCATGGAAAAGACCCAGTTCTTGTGGGGATAAGAGGAATTGATGTAGGAAAGATTCTTCAGGTCTTTGAGATGATTAAAATAGAAGAACCAATTGAATTCTTCCAAGTTTACAAAACAAATCAAAATACCGACGATCATTTGGTTGTTAAGAAGATAAAAGATGTTAAGCCTTATGATAACGTTGTCATAAGGGGAAAAGTCGCTGGAAAATACTGGGAAAAAGGAAGACATGTATTTTTTGAACTTGAGGATGAAACAGGGAAGATTAGAGTGGCAGCTTTTGAACCAACTAAAAAGTTTAGAAACTACGTGAGGAAACTCCTCCCAGGAGATGAGGTTATAATAGCTGGCGGAGTCAAAGAATTCGAAGGAGTATTAACCGTAAACCTGGAAAAATTTTACCCAGTAAATCTTGTTCCCAAAGTGGAATATGAAAAGCCAAGATGTCCAAAGTGCGGAGGAACGATGAAGAGCAAGGGAGATTATCTAAAGTGTAAAAAGTGCGGATATAAGATGGAAAAAATATTGACTCCAGTTAAGAGGCCAAGAGACTTAAAGAAGAAGATTTATGAAGTTCCTCCAGATGCTCGGAAACATATTTCTCGCCCCTTAGTTCTCCCAGGAGGGGAAGATAAGATATTAGAGGCTCTATAA
- a CDS encoding TrkH family potassium uptake protein codes for MVKLRTFINISEDLFVIRNLIGAILQGIGLAYLVPVLLAWFYPEEIPLVIYFAIPGFSCIILGWVLSKHMEKIEDVNLRQAMMASAFIWLFASLVSVIPFMGIAKMRFVDSYFETMSAWTGTGLTMMSNLESYPKILLFWRAWMQWLGGIGIVLVALTVLIRPGVAAARLYKAEARSERILPNFVNTAKIIVQIYAVLTLLGIYLYYSNGMSLFDATIHSMTGLGTGGMSSHDLSIGYFNSLAIETVTVFLMIMGATNFTVHYRMFKNRSLKEFFRDIQVRYMLYFITLIVALMTYSLVFFGHLTPIRALRESIFHAVSAITCTGFGISNLAEYPEIDKILLAILMVIGGSAGSTSGGIKLIRIVLMYQSLKWTIEQAILPKGAVIRKRVNGYEFTEEEIQEVLGFTMTYIAFLLLGTLYIMLRLGVRFADALFEVASAIGNVGLSVGITSPLLPLDIKILLTILMWVGRLEIFSTIVFIVGLAMIFSRRSKE; via the coding sequence ATGGTCAAATTAAGGACATTTATAAACATCTCAGAAGATCTCTTCGTAATCAGAAACTTAATTGGAGCAATTTTGCAGGGTATTGGATTAGCTTATTTAGTTCCAGTTTTGCTTGCCTGGTTTTATCCAGAAGAGATACCCTTGGTAATCTACTTCGCAATTCCTGGGTTTTCCTGTATTATTTTGGGGTGGGTGTTATCTAAACACATGGAAAAGATCGAAGACGTAAATCTAAGACAGGCAATGATGGCGTCGGCATTTATTTGGCTTTTCGCTTCCTTAGTTAGTGTTATTCCCTTTATGGGAATAGCAAAGATGAGATTTGTAGATTCATACTTCGAAACAATGAGCGCATGGACAGGGACTGGACTAACAATGATGAGCAACCTAGAGAGCTATCCAAAAATTCTCCTCTTTTGGAGAGCTTGGATGCAATGGCTTGGTGGGATAGGAATAGTTTTGGTTGCACTAACAGTTCTCATAAGACCTGGTGTAGCTGCAGCTAGGCTATATAAGGCTGAGGCCAGGAGCGAGAGAATATTGCCTAACTTTGTAAACACGGCAAAAATTATAGTTCAGATTTATGCAGTCCTAACGCTCCTAGGCATTTACTTGTACTATAGCAATGGGATGAGTTTGTTTGATGCAACAATTCACTCAATGACTGGCCTGGGAACTGGTGGTATGAGTAGTCATGACTTGAGCATTGGATACTTTAATTCTCTTGCAATAGAAACAGTTACTGTATTCCTCATGATAATGGGTGCCACAAACTTTACTGTCCATTATAGGATGTTCAAAAATCGTTCTCTCAAAGAATTCTTCAGAGATATTCAAGTTAGGTATATGCTTTACTTTATTACTTTAATAGTGGCTCTAATGACATACTCTCTGGTCTTTTTTGGACATTTAACTCCAATAAGGGCACTAAGAGAATCAATATTTCATGCAGTTTCAGCAATTACATGTACTGGATTTGGAATAAGCAATTTGGCCGAATATCCAGAGATAGATAAGATACTCCTGGCAATATTAATGGTCATAGGAGGAAGTGCAGGTAGTACTTCTGGTGGTATAAAGTTGATTAGAATAGTTCTCATGTACCAAAGCCTTAAGTGGACCATAGAACAGGCAATTCTTCCCAAGGGGGCGGTAATAAGAAAGAGAGTCAATGGATATGAGTTCACAGAAGAGGAAATTCAAGAAGTTTTAGGCTTTACAATGACGTACATAGCATTTCTCCTCCTGGGAACTTTATATATTATGCTAAGGCTAGGAGTTAGATTTGCAGATGCACTATTTGAAGTAGCCTCCGCAATTGGAAACGTAGGGCTTAGCGTCGGAATAACGTCTCCACTGCTTCCCCTAGACATAAAAATTCTTCTCACAATATTAATGTGGGTGGGAAGGCTTGAAATATTCTCGACGATAGTCTTTATAGTTGGACTAGCAATGATTTTCTCCAGGAGGTCCAAAGAGTGA
- a CDS encoding cysteine synthase family protein: MFFAKLEFFNPFSRSIKDRPVYNMIMKAIESGEIDGTDTLYEATSGNVGIALAALSAVLGLKFRAYVPKPTPKITEILIKMFGAEVIRTKFETIDPEFINFVKEEAKKDKAVNLNQFENDANFEAHYYGTAKELDEQLKSIKKKPEVIIAGVGTSGHIAALSKYFKEKYGTKIIGVVPAEGEKIPGIKRIETKPKWFFQVKVDKVVEITTREAVEGALRVARTDGLIIGLSSGAVVKAYEKINPKGTTVLIFPDDGFKYVEIFQAFLQEAQDTTSSQTARHQSP; encoded by the coding sequence ATGTTTTTTGCCAAGCTTGAGTTCTTTAATCCATTCAGTAGAAGCATCAAAGACAGGCCAGTCTACAACATGATAATGAAAGCAATTGAAAGCGGAGAAATCGATGGAACAGATACTTTATATGAGGCAACATCTGGGAACGTTGGAATTGCTCTTGCGGCATTGTCTGCAGTACTTGGACTTAAATTCAGAGCTTATGTCCCAAAACCCACTCCAAAAATAACTGAAATTCTAATCAAAATGTTTGGAGCAGAAGTAATCAGGACAAAATTCGAGACTATTGATCCAGAGTTCATAAATTTTGTAAAAGAAGAGGCCAAGAAAGACAAAGCAGTGAATTTAAATCAGTTTGAGAACGATGCAAATTTCGAAGCCCACTACTATGGAACTGCCAAAGAACTTGATGAACAACTCAAAAGCATAAAAAAGAAGCCTGAAGTAATAATAGCTGGAGTGGGAACCTCTGGACATATAGCGGCCCTTTCAAAATATTTCAAAGAAAAGTATGGGACTAAGATCATAGGAGTTGTACCTGCAGAGGGAGAAAAAATTCCAGGGATAAAGAGAATAGAAACGAAACCAAAATGGTTCTTCCAGGTAAAAGTTGACAAAGTCGTTGAGATCACAACAAGGGAAGCTGTTGAGGGGGCCTTACGAGTAGCTCGAACAGATGGCTTAATAATAGGGCTGAGCTCAGGAGCTGTAGTTAAAGCTTATGAAAAAATAAATCCCAAGGGAACTACAGTATTGATCTTTCCCGATGACGGGTTTAAGTATGTCGAGATCTTTCAAGCTTTTCTACAAGAAGCTCAAGATACGACCTCCTCTCAAACTGCTCGACACCAATCTCCCTAA
- the cyaB gene encoding class IV adenylate cyclase yields MYEVELKGYANDEIFERVREKFEFMRREIHEDIYYQHPCRDFSKTDEALRIRIKRFNGHFEAFLTYKGPKIDERSKTRLEIEVEIDDVDKYSQLLELLGFREILTITKTREKYYVEKGVTITLDDVEGLGKFVEIETLVKNEEEIPQAVEKLEAILREIGVEQFERRSYLELLVEKLERSRHT; encoded by the coding sequence ATGTACGAGGTAGAACTTAAAGGATATGCAAACGATGAGATATTTGAGAGAGTTAGGGAGAAATTTGAGTTTATGAGGAGAGAGATTCATGAGGATATTTATTATCAACACCCCTGTAGGGATTTTTCCAAGACAGATGAAGCCTTGAGAATTAGAATAAAAAGATTCAACGGCCATTTTGAGGCCTTTCTTACATACAAAGGTCCAAAAATTGATGAAAGGTCAAAGACAAGGTTAGAGATTGAGGTTGAGATTGATGACGTCGATAAGTATTCTCAATTGCTTGAGCTCTTAGGATTTAGAGAAATCCTAACCATAACAAAAACCAGGGAAAAGTATTATGTTGAGAAAGGAGTAACGATAACTTTAGACGATGTTGAAGGGTTAGGTAAATTTGTTGAGATTGAAACTCTTGTAAAAAATGAGGAAGAAATCCCGCAGGCAGTGGAAAAGCTAGAGGCAATCCTTAGGGAGATTGGTGTCGAGCAGTTTGAGAGGAGGTCGTATCTTGAGCTTCTTGTAGAAAAGCTTGAAAGATCTCGACATACTTAA
- a CDS encoding archaemetzincin family Zn-dependent metalloprotease, with translation MIIVVPIGEVPSDVLSFLSENIESFYMKFGIGVKIIGSLPISAFSHAYDFYRNQYLARHFLPALSIIRRDYKALAVMGVTEVDLYESGLNFIFGIAHPGFGVALISLHRLYPEFYGEPPDRKLLKERALKEAMHELGHVFGLEHCPNPKCVMHFSNSIIDTDIKSWMYCKNCLRKLEERLGRGYVRGRT, from the coding sequence ATGATAATAGTAGTCCCAATTGGTGAAGTTCCTAGCGATGTTCTTTCTTTTCTTTCTGAAAATATTGAAAGCTTTTACATGAAGTTTGGAATAGGAGTTAAGATTATTGGCAGCCTTCCAATCTCGGCGTTTTCTCATGCCTATGACTTTTATAGAAATCAGTATTTAGCTAGGCATTTTTTACCAGCCCTTTCCATCATAAGAAGGGATTATAAAGCCTTGGCAGTAATGGGAGTTACGGAAGTTGATCTTTATGAGTCTGGCCTAAATTTTATCTTTGGCATAGCTCACCCTGGGTTTGGAGTTGCTTTAATTTCTCTTCACAGGCTTTATCCAGAATTCTATGGAGAACCCCCAGATAGAAAACTTTTGAAGGAAAGGGCATTGAAAGAGGCTATGCACGAGCTTGGTCACGTGTTTGGCTTGGAACATTGTCCGAATCCCAAGTGTGTAATGCATTTTTCAAACTCAATTATAGATACAGATATAAAGTCTTGGATGTATTGTAAGAACTGTCTTAGGAAACTTGAAGAGAGGCTGGGGAGGGGCTATGTACGAGGTAGAACTTAA